The Virgibacillus sp. MSP4-1 genome has a segment encoding these proteins:
- a CDS encoding Na/Pi symporter, whose product MISLLSFLLFSGGILYGVYLLRHGLHLLTYHSFKIWLSKLTDRTWKGILLGVLCTTLLQNSTAIIIVVLILVSVQLLGLKSAVDIVIGANAGAVIILEFMTSSLAACMAPLALIGAMLSIMKSKTAVYSGYALMGTALIFGGIWGLNQLVLPLQDMQIVHEWFLFTNDDPFLAILSGTFLSTVTQSMTTLTEIAMNILPEAALSLDTSILFTLGGNLGLVIPVLFLSMVLGRTPFFIALTYTGLNVTGALLFYPLSHLLLTQYDLASQPLEQIYLTNLFVNTMMTILMLPFLKKFKTFL is encoded by the coding sequence ATGATTTCATTGCTGTCATTCCTTCTATTTTCAGGTGGAATCCTGTATGGGGTCTATCTGCTGAGGCATGGTCTTCATCTCCTGACATATCATTCATTTAAAATATGGCTGTCAAAACTTACCGATCGAACCTGGAAAGGAATCTTGCTGGGAGTTTTATGTACGACTCTACTACAAAATAGCACGGCTATCATCATTGTGGTATTGATACTCGTTTCCGTTCAATTACTCGGTCTGAAAAGTGCGGTTGACATCGTTATTGGCGCCAACGCAGGAGCTGTCATCATATTGGAGTTCATGACCTCCTCTCTGGCTGCCTGTATGGCTCCGCTTGCTCTGATTGGGGCCATGCTAAGCATTATGAAATCAAAAACGGCTGTCTATTCAGGATATGCACTAATGGGAACAGCTTTAATCTTCGGAGGGATTTGGGGATTAAACCAGCTGGTCCTGCCCCTACAGGATATGCAAATCGTCCATGAGTGGTTTCTTTTCACGAATGATGATCCCTTCCTCGCTATTCTCTCAGGCACATTCCTTTCAACCGTAACCCAATCCATGACGACTCTTACAGAAATAGCCATGAATATTTTACCTGAAGCAGCTCTATCTTTAGATACCAGCATTCTATTTACACTGGGTGGAAATCTGGGACTGGTCATACCTGTATTGTTCCTATCCATGGTTTTAGGCAGAACGCCATTTTTTATAGCATTGACATACACAGGTCTTAACGTGACAGGGGCCTTGTTGTTTTATCCTCTAAGCCATTTACTGTTGACCCAATATGATTTAGCCTCCCAGCCACTCGAACAAATCTACCTGACAAACCTCTTTGTTAACACCATGATGACAATCCTCATGCTCCCTTTTCTAAAAAAATTTAAGACTTTTTTATAA
- the gntK gene encoding gluconokinase, with protein sequence MNKPQYMLGVDIGTTSTKAVLYQKSGEIIAEENNGYELYTPDINTAEQDPEEIFQAVLLSIGNVMKKSGINPEDLSFISFSSAMHSLIAIDEKDQPLTQCITWADNRSSKWAKKMKEDMNGHDIYRRTGTPIHPMSPLSKIAWIEHDKPELAKKTKKYIGIKEYVFYKLFNDYAVDYSLASAMGLFNLKRLSWDEEALKVAGITADKLSRLVSTKEIFTGCNESYAEQMGILPETLFIIGASDGVLSNIGVNAIKEGEVAVTIGTSGAIRTVIPKPHTDPKGRTFCYALTEDHWVIGGPVNNGGIVFRWIRDELADSEVETAKRLGIDPYDVLTEIAERVKPGSNGLIFHPFLSGERAPLWNSNVRGSFIGLTLNHKKEHMVRAALEGVIYNLYAVFLALTEAMDTPVMAIKATGGFAKSELWRQMLADVFDQDVVIPESYESSCLGACLLGLYALNEIDSFNVVEDYIGSTHQHKPNPDHVKEYRKLMPTFINISRSLTSVYQQIADYQSELD encoded by the coding sequence ATGAATAAACCACAGTATATGCTTGGCGTAGATATTGGTACTACAAGTACGAAAGCGGTTTTATATCAAAAATCAGGTGAAATCATCGCTGAAGAAAACAATGGCTATGAACTATACACGCCCGATATCAATACGGCGGAACAGGACCCGGAAGAAATTTTTCAGGCCGTTCTGCTCTCCATTGGAAATGTAATGAAAAAATCCGGAATAAATCCTGAAGATCTTTCTTTTATTTCCTTTAGCAGCGCCATGCACAGTTTAATTGCCATTGATGAAAAGGATCAGCCGTTAACCCAGTGCATCACCTGGGCGGATAACCGAAGCTCCAAATGGGCTAAGAAAATGAAGGAAGACATGAACGGACACGACATTTACCGAAGAACCGGAACACCGATCCACCCCATGTCACCATTAAGCAAGATTGCCTGGATCGAACATGACAAACCAGAGCTCGCGAAAAAGACGAAAAAATATATCGGGATTAAGGAATATGTTTTTTATAAATTGTTCAACGATTACGCCGTTGACTACTCGCTCGCTTCCGCCATGGGACTGTTTAACCTTAAGAGGCTTTCCTGGGACGAAGAGGCGTTAAAAGTAGCCGGGATTACAGCGGACAAGCTTTCCCGCCTGGTATCCACCAAGGAAATCTTTACCGGCTGCAATGAGTCCTATGCGGAACAGATGGGAATTTTACCAGAAACCCTGTTTATCATCGGTGCCAGTGATGGAGTCCTATCCAATATTGGAGTAAACGCCATTAAGGAAGGGGAAGTAGCGGTTACCATCGGGACCAGTGGTGCGATTCGAACCGTTATTCCGAAACCTCACACGGATCCAAAAGGACGTACCTTCTGCTATGCACTGACCGAGGATCATTGGGTGATTGGAGGCCCTGTCAATAATGGCGGCATTGTCTTCCGCTGGATCCGGGATGAATTAGCCGACAGTGAAGTGGAAACAGCCAAACGCTTAGGCATTGACCCTTATGATGTCCTTACTGAAATTGCAGAAAGGGTAAAGCCTGGATCCAACGGGCTGATTTTCCACCCCTTCCTGTCCGGAGAAAGGGCACCGCTATGGAATTCTAATGTGCGCGGATCCTTTATCGGACTTACCTTAAATCATAAAAAAGAGCACATGGTCCGTGCCGCTTTGGAAGGCGTCATTTACAACCTTTATGCCGTGTTCCTGGCCTTAACCGAAGCAATGGACACACCTGTAATGGCCATCAAGGCAACAGGAGGCTTTGCCAAATCCGAATTATGGCGTCAAATGCTTGCGGACGTATTCGACCAGGATGTTGTCATTCCGGAAAGCTATGAATCCTCCTGTCTGGGAGCCTGCTTATTAGGTCTCTACGCACTTAATGAAATTGATTCCTTTAATGTCGTTGAGGATTACATTGGTTCTACTCACCAGCACAAGCCAAATCCTGATCACGTTAAAGAATATCGCAAGCTGATGCCAACGTTCATCAATATCTCCCGCTCTCTGACCAGCGTGTATCAACAGATTGCGGACTATCAATCGGAACTTGATTAG
- a CDS encoding TVP38/TMEM64 family protein: MNRLKIFLKTYQKPIVQIFSVIGFAIIIGIGIFVIKSDFFGNPERVRDWISGFGSVAPLLFLALTFIQVVIPVLPGNVTTVVGVMLFGIGLGSVLNVVGIFLGSLANFWLARKYGRAFARYFVKDETYEKYIGWVNEGKRFERFFAISMVFPGFPDDFICLIAGLTKMTLKKFIFYFLLCKPVTLTLYTLVPLYGMNYLYELLQF, from the coding sequence ATGAACCGATTAAAAATTTTTTTAAAAACGTATCAAAAGCCTATCGTTCAGATTTTTAGTGTCATCGGATTTGCCATCATTATCGGGATTGGAATTTTCGTGATTAAAAGTGACTTTTTTGGAAATCCGGAAAGGGTGCGGGATTGGATCTCAGGATTTGGCAGTGTCGCACCACTTCTTTTTTTGGCACTAACCTTTATTCAAGTGGTTATTCCCGTGCTGCCGGGCAATGTGACAACGGTTGTCGGTGTGATGTTATTTGGAATTGGCCTGGGGTCTGTTTTAAATGTTGTGGGGATCTTTTTGGGGTCACTGGCAAACTTCTGGCTTGCCAGAAAATATGGTCGAGCCTTTGCCCGTTATTTTGTTAAGGATGAGACGTATGAAAAATATATTGGTTGGGTCAATGAGGGAAAGCGATTTGAGCGGTTTTTTGCCATTTCCATGGTATTTCCCGGCTTTCCTGATGATTTTATCTGTCTGATTGCCGGACTCACCAAAATGACGCTGAAGAAATTCATCTTTTATTTTCTCCTGTGTAAGCCGGTTACGTTAACACTGTATACACTGGTTCCTTTATATGGGATGAATTATTTGTATGAGCTCCTGCAGTTTTAG
- a CDS encoding ribonuclease J, translating into METNRNSLSVYALGGLNEIGKNMYAIEYGNDIVLIDCGNKFPDETLLGIDLIIPDMSYIIENQSRVRALILTHGHEDHIGGVPFFLKTINVPVYATRFTLGLVEIKLQEHRLLRESELIEIHSDSKVQIGDMEISFFKVNHSIPDCLGIVFNMPEGTIVHTGDFKFDLTPANNEQPDIHKMADIGNKGVLLLLSESTNAERPGYTPSEQMVGKNLEQIFIQAKRKVIVSTFASNISRIQQVVDAAEKTNRKLALLGRSMVNVVKVAMDRGYLVIPKWMLIEARDIDELPPDRVSILCTGSQGEALAALSRLSTGNFRDVEILPEDTIILAAGPIPGNEKKVTSIVDNLYKLGAHVIYGSGSSSGMHVSGHGYQEDLRLMLTLMKPKYFIPIHGEHRMLHHHRMLAESVGVEKGNTFILKNGDVVDLEQSIARSTRNIPSGDTYVDGVDIGDMEFVLRDRKQISEEGMLMAIIPINKHDKKLLSDPEFISRGFVDQNFTELRKEMNRMTKETINELRDTDRGSRNLIKKRVKRTLAKYVKQHTKKEPMIVPILMDI; encoded by the coding sequence ATGGAAACAAACCGGAATTCATTGTCCGTTTATGCTCTTGGTGGATTAAATGAAATTGGGAAAAATATGTACGCCATCGAATATGGGAACGATATTGTACTGATTGATTGTGGCAACAAGTTTCCTGATGAGACGTTATTAGGCATTGATTTAATTATACCGGATATGTCCTACATCATAGAAAATCAGAGCCGAGTGCGTGCGCTGATTCTTACACACGGTCATGAGGATCACATTGGAGGAGTCCCTTTTTTTCTGAAAACCATAAATGTGCCCGTGTATGCGACACGATTCACACTGGGGCTTGTTGAAATCAAATTACAGGAACATCGGCTTTTGCGGGAAAGTGAATTAATTGAAATCCATTCTGATTCAAAGGTTCAAATTGGTGACATGGAGATAAGCTTTTTCAAAGTGAACCATAGCATTCCGGATTGTTTAGGAATTGTCTTTAACATGCCAGAAGGAACAATCGTACATACAGGGGACTTCAAATTTGATTTGACCCCTGCGAACAATGAACAACCAGATATTCACAAAATGGCTGACATTGGCAATAAAGGGGTTCTGCTTCTATTATCCGAAAGTACCAACGCTGAGCGACCGGGTTATACACCTTCTGAACAAATGGTAGGGAAAAATTTAGAACAGATATTTATTCAGGCAAAACGAAAAGTCATTGTATCCACGTTCGCTTCCAATATTAGTCGGATCCAACAGGTTGTCGATGCTGCTGAGAAAACCAATCGAAAACTGGCTTTACTGGGTCGATCGATGGTGAACGTTGTTAAGGTTGCCATGGACCGCGGCTATTTAGTGATTCCAAAGTGGATGTTAATAGAAGCCCGTGATATTGATGAGCTGCCTCCGGATAGGGTAAGCATTTTGTGCACCGGGAGCCAAGGAGAGGCCCTGGCAGCCCTTAGTCGCCTTTCCACTGGTAACTTTCGTGATGTAGAGATTTTACCCGAAGATACGATCATCCTTGCTGCCGGTCCAATTCCGGGGAATGAAAAGAAAGTCACCAGTATTGTCGATAACCTCTATAAACTTGGAGCTCATGTGATTTATGGTTCAGGAAGCAGCTCAGGCATGCATGTTTCAGGTCATGGTTATCAGGAGGATTTACGACTCATGCTAACCCTGATGAAGCCCAAGTACTTCATACCCATTCATGGTGAGCACCGAATGCTACATCACCATCGAATGCTCGCAGAATCGGTGGGGGTTGAAAAAGGCAACACCTTTATTTTGAAGAACGGGGATGTTGTTGATCTTGAGCAATCCATTGCCCGCAGTACGAGAAACATCCCGAGTGGGGACACTTATGTGGATGGAGTAGATATAGGGGATATGGAGTTTGTATTAAGAGACCGTAAACAAATTTCAGAAGAAGGAATGCTCATGGCAATTATCCCAATCAACAAACACGATAAAAAACTACTCTCAGATCCCGAATTTATTTCCCGTGGATTCGTCGATCAAAACTTCACAGAGCTTAGAAAGGAAATGAATCGAATGACAAAAGAAACCATTAACGAACTGCGTGATACAGATCGAGGGTCAAGGAATCTTATAAAAAAACGGGTAAAAAGGACTCTTGCTAAATATGTAAAACAACATACGAAGAAAGAACCCATGATTGTTCCGATATTGATGGATATTTAA
- a CDS encoding Na/Pi symporter — protein sequence MIQTLLFILTLGVFLLGMYLVRTGLFDMSADKLKTWLAKLTDSPWKGLLLGTVVTAILQSSSAVSIIVIGLVAGNMLTFSQSIGIILGANIGTTVTTEIITLDINTMIIPMAAIGAIFLLINRDTIRNTGLALLGLSAVFGAMWSFKALAAPITEMAFIDQLFLSLDNNRLYAVLAGAILTAIIQSSTATTGITMGFIAAGALNLDTAVAIVLGANIGTCIDAWLASIAGGREARLTAWSHIWINVLGVIAFFPFIGVLAHAGTMLATQPDVQVAHISVLFNVLSSLIALPFVNKLANMITKIHGRKQTEA from the coding sequence TTGATTCAGACCTTGCTATTTATCCTGACATTAGGTGTATTTCTATTAGGAATGTATCTCGTAAGAACAGGTCTTTTCGATATGTCAGCTGATAAACTGAAAACCTGGCTTGCAAAACTGACGGATTCTCCATGGAAGGGACTCCTGCTTGGGACCGTAGTAACGGCCATTTTGCAGAGCAGCTCAGCCGTATCGATCATCGTCATTGGCCTTGTTGCAGGGAATATGCTTACTTTCAGTCAATCAATCGGGATTATTCTTGGGGCAAATATCGGAACCACTGTTACAACAGAGATTATAACCCTGGACATTAACACCATGATTATTCCTATGGCAGCAATCGGCGCCATTTTCCTGCTCATAAACAGAGACACGATACGAAATACCGGCCTGGCTTTACTCGGATTATCCGCCGTATTTGGTGCCATGTGGAGCTTCAAAGCCCTTGCAGCTCCGATTACGGAAATGGCGTTTATCGACCAGTTATTCCTATCCCTGGATAACAATCGCCTTTATGCTGTGTTAGCCGGAGCCATTCTGACAGCTATCATTCAATCCAGTACAGCGACAACAGGAATTACGATGGGCTTTATTGCAGCAGGAGCCTTAAATCTCGATACCGCTGTCGCCATTGTATTAGGGGCCAATATTGGAACCTGTATTGATGCATGGCTTGCCTCTATAGCAGGAGGAAGAGAAGCAAGACTTACCGCCTGGTCCCATATCTGGATAAACGTCCTCGGAGTCATTGCGTTCTTCCCATTCATCGGGGTTCTTGCCCATGCAGGTACGATGCTGGCCACACAGCCGGATGTACAAGTTGCCCACATCAGTGTACTCTTTAACGTTTTAAGCTCCCTGATTGCCCTGCCATTTGTTAACAAGCTGGCCAATATGATTACAAAAATCCATGGGCGAAAACAGACCGAGGCATAG
- a CDS encoding gluconate:H+ symporter produces MFENIFPLIIVALGVGVLLLLITKLQINTFISLIITAFLVALALGMPLDEIVSSIESGMGATLGSIALIFGFGAILGRLVADAGGAQRIAITLINRFGEKRIQWAVVIASFIIGIALFFEVGLVLLIPIVYQIAKELKVSPLYLGIPMTAALSVTHGFLPPHPGPTVIAQQYEANIGMVLIYGIIIAIPTVIIAGPLFTKLAQKITPDSFNKTGDMTAIGESKSFKIENTPGFGISVLTSLFPVILMALTTIVDLVQDLGNVSDNLLFDIIHLIGQPTAALLISVLLAIYTMGVQRNIPMKQVMTSAEESIRAIGMMLLIIGGGGVLKQVLIDGGVGDAVANLFADTQMSPLVLAWLIAAILRIALGSATVAALTTAGLVIPLMQGSAVDPALMVLATGAGSLIASHVNDAGFWMFKEFFGLSVKETFATWTFLETIISVVGLAGVLVINMFV; encoded by the coding sequence ATGTTTGAAAATATTTTTCCACTAATTATCGTCGCATTAGGAGTAGGGGTTTTATTACTTCTTATCACCAAGCTGCAAATCAACACGTTTATTTCCTTAATTATCACGGCATTTCTTGTTGCTCTGGCTCTGGGAATGCCCCTTGATGAAATTGTGTCATCGATCGAATCGGGGATGGGCGCAACACTCGGCAGTATCGCTTTAATCTTTGGCTTTGGTGCAATCCTGGGCCGATTAGTCGCTGATGCTGGTGGTGCCCAGCGTATTGCGATTACCTTAATTAATAGATTTGGTGAGAAACGAATTCAGTGGGCCGTTGTAATCGCTTCCTTTATTATTGGTATTGCGCTATTCTTTGAAGTTGGACTTGTTCTGTTAATTCCTATTGTTTATCAAATTGCTAAAGAATTAAAAGTATCACCTTTATATCTGGGAATTCCAATGACAGCCGCACTATCGGTGACTCACGGATTTTTACCACCACACCCGGGCCCAACCGTTATTGCACAGCAGTATGAAGCAAATATTGGAATGGTATTAATTTATGGTATTATTATCGCGATTCCTACAGTCATTATCGCAGGACCTTTATTCACAAAACTGGCACAGAAAATTACACCAGACTCCTTTAATAAAACTGGAGACATGACAGCTATTGGAGAATCAAAATCTTTTAAAATTGAAAATACACCAGGCTTTGGTATCAGTGTCTTAACTTCCTTATTCCCCGTTATTTTAATGGCGCTGACAACCATTGTTGATTTAGTACAGGATCTTGGAAACGTTTCAGATAATCTATTGTTTGATATTATTCATCTCATTGGCCAGCCAACAGCAGCCTTACTCATTTCCGTACTCTTAGCGATCTATACAATGGGAGTACAGCGAAACATTCCAATGAAGCAGGTCATGACTTCAGCCGAAGAATCCATCCGTGCCATCGGTATGATGCTCCTGATCATTGGTGGTGGAGGTGTACTGAAACAAGTACTCATTGATGGCGGAGTTGGTGATGCCGTAGCTAATCTATTTGCCGACACCCAAATGTCACCATTAGTTCTTGCCTGGCTGATTGCCGCTATCCTGAGAATTGCGCTTGGTTCGGCAACTGTCGCAGCGTTAACAACAGCCGGTCTGGTTATCCCGCTCATGCAGGGAAGCGCTGTGGATCCAGCCTTGATGGTTCTTGCAACTGGTGCCGGAAGCTTAATCGCCTCTCACGTAAACGACGCAGGCTTCTGGATGTTTAAGGAATTCTTCGGTTTAAGTGTAAAAGAAACCTTTGCCACCTGGACATTCTTAGAAACCATCATTTCCGTTGTCGGACTTGCCGGTGTGTTAGTCATTAATATGTTTGTATAA
- a CDS encoding tellurite resistance/C4-dicarboxylate transporter family protein — protein MLTFLKKLAENLFPGYFAFVMATGALSIGSFLLDMVWISKTLLYMNTGAYVVLWILTLLRVIYYFPKFKADMMSHTLGPGFFTLVAGTNVYGSQLVVVAGLSSVAIYLWILAIVLWVIIMYNFFTAVTIRKNKPSIAKGINGAWLIAAVATQSLSILGTLLSPSIEGSGVEVLLFFTLCMYFLGCMLYLNIITLIFYRFTFVDFKYDSLSPPYWINMGAVAITTLAGSTLILHANEWALLDEITPFLKGFTLFFWITGTWWIPLLFILMIWKHFYHRDPLKYDPQYWGMVFPLSMYTTSTFQLSQALEVSFLTAIPEFFVYIAITAWIIVFGGLLHHLYGRMRTHFSW, from the coding sequence ATGTTAACGTTTTTAAAAAAGCTTGCAGAAAATCTTTTTCCAGGCTATTTTGCCTTTGTTATGGCAACAGGAGCCCTTTCCATCGGTTCCTTTTTGCTCGACATGGTGTGGATTTCTAAAACCTTGCTTTATATGAATACCGGCGCTTATGTGGTTTTATGGATCCTTACATTATTAAGAGTGATTTATTATTTTCCAAAATTCAAAGCCGATATGATGAGCCATACTCTTGGTCCGGGTTTTTTTACATTAGTGGCAGGGACCAATGTCTATGGAAGTCAGCTGGTTGTAGTGGCCGGGCTCTCTTCGGTGGCTATCTATTTATGGATTTTGGCTATTGTTTTGTGGGTAATCATTATGTATAACTTCTTTACAGCTGTAACCATACGAAAAAATAAACCGTCCATCGCCAAGGGGATTAATGGGGCCTGGCTGATTGCTGCGGTGGCCACCCAATCCCTTTCCATTTTAGGGACTCTTCTTTCGCCAAGTATTGAAGGTAGTGGAGTGGAGGTTCTTTTATTTTTTACATTATGCATGTACTTTTTAGGGTGTATGCTCTATTTAAATATTATTACTCTGATTTTCTACCGGTTTACGTTTGTGGACTTTAAGTATGATTCTCTATCCCCTCCTTATTGGATCAATATGGGGGCGGTAGCGATTACGACACTGGCAGGATCCACCCTTATTCTTCATGCAAACGAATGGGCTCTGCTTGATGAGATTACGCCCTTTTTAAAAGGATTCACCTTGTTCTTCTGGATTACTGGTACATGGTGGATTCCCTTATTGTTTATTCTCATGATCTGGAAGCATTTCTATCATCGGGACCCGTTAAAATATGATCCACAATACTGGGGGATGGTGTTCCCGCTTTCTATGTACACAACAAGTACCTTTCAATTATCCCAGGCGCTTGAGGTTTCCTTTTTAACGGCTATCCCTGAGTTTTTTGTGTATATTGCTATTACCGCATGGATCATTGTTTTTGGGGGATTGCTCCATCATCTCTATGGGCGAATGCGGACCCACTTCAGCTGGTGA